Proteins from one Argonema galeatum A003/A1 genomic window:
- a CDS encoding ABC transporter ATP-binding protein yields MIEVEHLSKIYGSTPAIEDVTFTVEPGEIVGFLGPNGAGKTTTMRILAGYLPATSGTARIAGYDVHEDSIAVRQRIGYLPEVPPLYPEMTVEGFLHFVTQIKGVPAGDRALAINSALKRCNLEEKRKVLIRKLSKGFRQRVGIAQALVHDPPAIILDEPTVGLDPRQIIEMRKLIKSLAGSHTIILSTHILPEVSMTCSRVAIINRGKIVVTNTPENLEASLVEGSGYEVEVEGDADTALERLRAVSGIRLVESMAIEHLPENRSVYRIVSATGAEPGREIATAIVSAGLGLCEMRRTRASLEDVFLQLTTSEKAIADDWGRGAEEQRGRGAEEQRGRGAEGQRSRGAEENSHSAPSTKDEPLRESQSSSVEEGEPQEQEGDR; encoded by the coding sequence ATGATTGAAGTTGAGCATTTGAGCAAAATCTACGGCTCGACCCCAGCGATCGAAGATGTAACTTTTACTGTGGAGCCGGGGGAAATTGTCGGGTTTCTGGGGCCAAATGGAGCCGGTAAAACGACGACGATGCGGATTTTGGCTGGGTACTTACCTGCTACCAGCGGCACGGCTCGTATTGCTGGGTATGATGTTCATGAGGATTCGATCGCAGTTCGACAGCGGATTGGCTATTTGCCGGAGGTGCCGCCGCTGTATCCAGAAATGACGGTGGAGGGATTTTTGCACTTTGTGACGCAGATTAAGGGTGTACCGGCAGGCGATCGCGCTCTTGCGATTAACTCGGCCTTAAAACGCTGCAATTTGGAAGAAAAACGTAAAGTCCTGATCCGCAAGCTTTCCAAGGGGTTTCGCCAGCGAGTGGGAATTGCCCAGGCTCTAGTCCACGATCCGCCTGCGATTATTTTAGATGAGCCGACGGTTGGCCTCGATCCGCGTCAAATTATCGAGATGCGAAAGTTGATCAAGAGTCTCGCCGGTAGCCACACGATTATTCTTTCAACTCACATTTTGCCGGAAGTCAGCATGACTTGTAGTCGCGTGGCGATCATCAATCGCGGCAAAATTGTGGTAACTAATACGCCGGAAAATCTTGAGGCTAGTCTGGTTGAGGGATCGGGTTATGAAGTCGAGGTAGAGGGAGATGCAGACACCGCCTTGGAAAGGTTAAGAGCGGTGTCGGGGATACGTTTGGTAGAATCTATGGCGATTGAGCATTTACCTGAGAATCGGTCTGTTTACCGTATAGTATCGGCAACGGGAGCAGAACCGGGTCGGGAGATAGCGACAGCTATAGTTTCAGCTGGATTGGGGTTATGCGAAATGCGACGCACTCGCGCCAGTCTAGAAGATGTGTTCCTGCAATTGACGACCTCGGAAAAAGCGATCGCTGATGATTGGGGCAGAGGAGCAGAGGAGCAGAGGGGCAGAGGAGCAGAGGAGCAGAGGGGCAGAGGGGCAGAGGGGCAGAGGAGCAGAGGAGCAGAGGAGAATTCTCACTCAGCACCCAGCACTAAAGACGAACCACTTAGGGAGTCCCAGTCCTCTTCTGTTGAAGAAGGCGAGCCGCAAGAGCAAGAAGGAGATCGTTAA